From one Pecten maximus chromosome 8, xPecMax1.1, whole genome shotgun sequence genomic stretch:
- the LOC117333629 gene encoding uncharacterized protein LOC117333629 codes for MASGNAVPRAQLHIRAKGNTKCKDHKDNDVIFVCQNCKTLICPTCSISTHISHIKSFVEISKIYKENQRVIQNFLNETDNVNIPKLKQEIISSRTKMTSCKPNYENLRKKIIDDNNQCKLELDKITDDYIKLCDKMEVAAMDLIQTHITNLEERLGTLKQLSSEYKQTLQTGTAVLVYDSVSEIREMDPEIPPTPNIDMAEFTPGMDRLSHLKQALGNLKLPTDHLQVGSATSGHSDQRPVVRPKQSKEVDQASTGEVRYKLRDRPTVMSQFPYPGNITSICPTSDGRVWLCERYTNTVNLIDNQGQVIQTIRHSSDIQDISLDPTTGRLWFCCFGDKTICEVSTQSTPVTRFTTEDYPVRLCVTREGRVVVGTRGIGQGYKVGVYTVDGQVLHTAIVEGEVESISQCGVTGNIAVVVNYKHIIVYNSTLQSLVNYKGEGIQARGEGMQVRGSITPDRFGPLTVVYDSKGNIVIADQTRKTIELISGAGKYIKTLHTNKVYQWVVGIQKGDVLWSYLVLDTGGWGLKLLKYYRD; via the coding sequence atggctTCTGGAAACGCCGTCCCCCGGGCACAGCTTCATATTAGGGCTAAGGGAAATACTAAGTGTAAAGATCACAAAGACAATGACGTGATTTTTGTATGTCAAAATTGTAAAACGCTTATTTGCCCGACTTGCTCAATTTCCACACATATATCACATATCaaaagttttgttgaaatttcaaaaatctataAAGAAAACCAACGTGTTattcaaaattttttaaatgaaaccGACAACGTTAATATTCCGAAATTGAAGCAGGAAATAATTTCATCGCGAACAAAAATGACTTCATGTAAACCTAATTACGAAAATCTTCGCAAAAAAATTATTGACGATAATAACCAGTGTAAATTAGAACTGGACAAGATCACCGACGATTACATCAAACTTTGTGACAAGATGGAGGTGGCGGCCATGGACCTAATTCAGACCCACATCACAAACCTGGAGGAGAGGTTGGGTACTCTCAAGCAACTCTCATCTGAGTATAAACAGACTCTCCAGACAGGAACCGCTGTACTCGTGTACGACTCGGTATCAGAAATCCGGGAAATGGATCCAGAAATCCCACCAACACCTAACATAGACATGGCCGAGTTTACTCCGGGTATGGACAGACTAAGTCACTTGAAACAGGCCCTCGGGAACCTCAAACTTCCTACTGACCATCTCCAGGTAGGATCGGCAACTAGTGGTCACTCCGACCAACGTCCAGTAGTCCGACCAAAACAGTCTAAAGAGGTTGATCAAGCGTCCACTGGAGAAGTCCGGTACAAACTTCGTGACCGTCCAACCGTCATGTCCCAGTTCCCATACCCGGGTAACATCACGTCGATCTGCCCTACATCTGATGGACGTGTGTGGCTGTGTGAGCGGTACACCAACACAGTAAATCTCATCGACAACCAAGGTCAGGTCATACAGACGATACGACACAGCAGTGACATACAGGACATCAGTCTGGACCCCACCACAGGTCGTCtgtggttctgttgttttggtgATAAAACTATCTGTGAAGTATCTACACAATCTACACCAGTCACACGATTCACTACAGAGGATTACCCAGTCAGACTGTGTGTGACCAGGGAGGGTCGGGTAGTGGTGGGTACACGGGGTATAGGACAGGGGTACAAGGTGGGGGTGTATACAGTGGACGGTCAGGTGTTACATACAGCCATTGTGGAGGGGGAAGTAGAGTCAATATCACAATGTGGTGTTACAGGTAATATAGCTGTAGTAGTGaattataaacatatcattGTGTACAACTCAACACTCCAGTCTCTGGTAAACTACAAGGGGGAGGGGATACAGGCCCGGGGGGAGGGGATGCAGGTGCGGGGGTCGATCACACCAGACAGGTTTGGTCCTCTTACAGTTGTATATGACAGTAAgggtaatattgttattgcTGACCAGACAAGGAAAACAATAGAACTGATAAGTGGAGCAGGGAAGTACATAAaaacacttcacacaaacaaaGTATACCAGTGGGTAGTAGGTATACAGAAGGGTGATGTGTTGTGGTCATACTTAGTGTTAGATACAGGAGGGTGGGGACTCAAACTCCTCAAGTATTATAGAGACTGA